A DNA window from Ficedula albicollis isolate OC2 chromosome 1, FicAlb1.5, whole genome shotgun sequence contains the following coding sequences:
- the DCUN1D5 gene encoding DCN1-like protein 5, producing the protein MEKFCEDIGVEPENIIMLVLAWKLEAESMGFFTKEEWLKGMTSLQCDCTEKLQSKFDFLRSQLNDISSFKNIYRYAFDFAREKDQRSLDIDTAKSMLALLLGRTWPLFSVFYQYLEQSKYRVMNKDQWYNVLEFSRTVHADLSNYDEDGAWPVLLDEFVEWQKVRQAS; encoded by the exons ATGGAGAAGTTCTGTGAAGACATCGGTGTTGAACCTGAAAAT ATTATTATGTTAGTTTTAGCCTGGAAACTAGAGGCTGAAAGCATGGGATTTTTTACCAAGGAAGAATGGTTAAAAGGAATGACCTCATTACA gtgtGACTGtacagaaaaattacagagTAAATTTGACTTCTTACGGTCACAGTTGAATGACATTTCATCCTTTAAGAATATCTACAGATACGCCTTTGATTTTGCAAGG GAAAAAGACCAGCGAAGTCTTGATATTGATACTGCAAAGTCCATGTTAGCTCTTCTGCTCGGAAGAACTTGGCCactgttttcagtattttatcaATACCTGGAG CAATCGAAGTATAGAGTTATGAACAAGGATCAGTGGTACAATGTATTAGAGTTCAGCAGAACTGTCCATGCAGATCTTAGCAACTATGATGAAGATGGTGCAT gGCCCGTACTTCTGGATGAATTTGTTGAATGGCAGAAAGTCCGTCAAGCGTCATAG